The DNA window CCCGATACCGTCGCTCTCCAGCGCCGCCCGGACCAGCACATCGGTCGCCATCGAATGCCCGACCAGCGCCACGTCTTCGGCATCGGCCCGCGCCGCCGCGATCACCTCCAGCGTCTGGTTCACCAAGAGCCGCGTGGTGCCATCCACGGCCGTGACATCGCCCGACATCGGCGTCGGATGCCGCCCGTGGCCTTCGAAATCATAGGCATATACCCGGTACCCCGCCTGTGCCAGAAGCAGCCCATATCCCTGCATCATCTGCCGCGACCCGGCAAAGCCATGCGCCATGACCACCGCGGGTCCCTCCTCGGACCCGGCCCAAACGGTCACAGGCGTCGGCCCCACATTCATCTCTTCGAACGTGACCCCTGAACGCGCGCGCTCCAGCGTCCAAAGCGCCCAACAGCCCAAAAGCAGCGCCGCCACGGCCAGCCACCGATGCCGTCGCACCGTCACCTCAGGCTGGCCTCGATCGCACCGCTTGCCTGGTTCACGCTGAATCGCAGCATCCGGTCCTCGGCCTCGATCGGCCCCGGGATCCGCACCGCAAGCTCGAAGATCAGCCCAACCGACGGATCATAGTCCGCCTCCAGCGAACTGAAATCGACGTCCGCGAACCCGCGCGTACCCTCGACGCTCAGAATCCGGCACTGCCGCGCGCCCAGCACGTCATAGGGCGGTGACAGGATCAGGATGTGCAAGGGCGACGCGCCCGGCTCGATCCGGTCCACGAGGGCGATCCGCACTTTCCCGTCCGAGAACGTCCGCGTGTAATCCTCCCAAGGTTCGATCAGCCCTTCGGCACCGCTGCGCCAGTCGCACGGCCCGACCTCCTGCGCGTGCACAAATCCACCCCACCCCATCATGGCCGCGACCAACGAAAACATTATCCGTCTCAAGGCTCTGCCCTCCAGAACAACAACCGCACACCTGCTAGGCCAAAAAACAGGGCAAAGGCCGCTTCGATCCCGCGCCGCGCTCTCGCATACCCCGCCCGGACAGGCATAAGCGAAAAGACGGTGGCGTAGAACAGATAAAGCCCAAGACCCACACCGGCACAGAGCGCAATGGTCAATGCATCCCCGGCACCCAGTGCCAGCGCCACGACCCAGGCCAAAACCGCCTTCGGATTCAGCACGTTGAGCAACAGCCCGCGCCGGAACATATCCGCGTTGCCTTGCGCCAGGCCCTGCGACTCCAGGTCCGGTGCCGCGTCGGTGCGCAGCGCCGACCGCGCGGACACGAAAGCTAGAAAGATCAGGTACGCCGCGCCCACCAGCTTCAGCGCCAGCAGCGCGGGGGCGAAATGCGCGATCAGCAGACCCA is part of the Roseovarius sp. THAF9 genome and encodes:
- a CDS encoding LysE family translocator → MSASELAMLTSVASFAFAAGSPGPATLAVAGTAMARGRSAGVAMALGLSLGLAVWGVLAGLGLGLLIAHFAPALLALKLVGAAYLIFLAFVSARSALRTDAAPDLESQGLAQGNADMFRRGLLLNVLNPKAVLAWVVALALGAGDALTIALCAGVGLGLYLFYATVFSLMPVRAGYARARRGIEAAFALFFGLAGVRLLFWRAEP